Sequence from the Drosophila subpulchrella strain 33 F10 #4 breed RU33 chromosome 3R, RU_Dsub_v1.1 Primary Assembly, whole genome shotgun sequence genome:
aaaataatgcgAAGTAAAATCTGGATCACATGCAGCATTTGCTATTGATTGAATGCCACATACCGCACTCACTTTCGCTCTAAATTCAAatacaattaattaaattctgttGGCCGCTTTAACACCGCTTGATacccaaatttaattggaGCACAAAACAAATTTCGGCAATTACATTACGGGTGGGCCTGGAAATAATACCCGAAACTGCCGCAAAGCAGGCTACACAGTTTGTTTGTCCATTTGAGAGCTTTCCGCTgcagctaattaaaaattattaaaactaGCGAGCGAAGTTAAGTCCGTGGAGCTCAGCGAGGGCCATGGCCATGGGAAATTGCCGTCATGTCAATTTACCAAATTGCGCAAACAAACAGAGGGCAAAAGGGGGGGTTTTTGGACATGGCCACTCCACACGCACATTTCGTAATTGTTGCACGTATGGCGCCCCCTCCGAAAACAAGGCCAAATCCCCGCCAGCCAGCATCAGCATGCGAGGATGAGGTGGTTCCCCAAAGCGGCTTATGTCCTGGCCCCATCCTCTCCAGCATCAGGCCACGTCCACGCCCACGCATAAATTAACCAGCACTCAACCGGGAAAAATCGGAAAGCgctttttaattatattttcgacAATTTGTTTCAATACATGCGCCGCACTCTGTTTTATTTGCGCGGCTTTGTGGGCGGATCCTGCGGCTCGGTCCACTGCCAGTCCTTCCACTTCACGCACCGCCGCTCCCGGTCGTAGAACAGCTCGTTGGCGGGGCAGCGGCGCAGCTGGGCGGGCTGCTCTGCCTGCTGTCTGCCGCCACACTGCCAGTAGGCGGTGGGGTCGAAGAAGTGGCGGTAGCTCTGGTCCAGCTCCTCCGGACTCCGACAGCCGGGCTCTCCGTTGTACTCCTTAGTGGACATGGCTAAAGAAAAATGAAGAGCAGAATTGGAAAGGTTTCAGATTTATggtgattttaaaataatacaaaaatatattaagccATATAGTAAGTACCCAACACCTTGAATAAAGAACGGAAGAGCATCTTAATGATTTTTAGAATATTGCCCAGAAACTAAAAGTATTTCTTAAATGTTAGTATATTCTTTAGACTTAACTAATCTCCAAAGCCTTTAAAATGTTCTCAGAATGTATACCATTATTTTGGGATTGAGATTTAAGatggtaaattattttttttttaatattaaatttttcctTATTATTAAACGTTGTTATGGTggacaaaaagcaaaaccTTGAAacaaaatcattaaaaaatatcaagTTTCAAtgctacattttttattaaaagtaaGACCGTATTTATACTACTCTAAGATAGACAACTCATTTCTAAAAATTACATCTTATTCGAAAGTGCATGAATATCTTCTCTAAATATTCTGCTCTGACTTGCAGCAAAAATTTATTGTTCTAAAAAATTCCACAAGATATCTTACGCTTTAATATCTTACAAACTAGTCATCAGCCGACATTACAGCAACACATATTTATCTGCTTATCTTTTGAAGCTAGTTACTAACACAGGTATTTGTCATAATAATTTGCATTTCAGACAATCAGAAAAAATAACTACTTGTTAATAGAAAATCCCTTTGTTGGTTCTGCCTTCCCTTGTAACAAGCTGTGGGTCTAGTAATATATATgaatatgtaaatatttttttatcaaagtttaaaatacttttccCTTGCAAAAGAAAGTGTAATATATAATTTAGTatcataaattatttatttagtaaccattttaaatgttatatatCCAACTTCAGGCAGCGATTTCGGGTTGACTGGGAGGCTGGACAGTGGGTGACCAGGTCCACAGGGGCCAGGCAACACAGGCCTTGGCAGAGCCCAAGTAGGCAGTGGCCACCGGACACTGACCCAGGGTAGCAGGAACCCCCTGGGCGGAGCAGATCCAGTAGGAGCTCTTCAGGTAGAAGTGGGGATAGAAGATCACCTCCACTTCCTCCGCCGTCTGGCAGCCAGGTTGACCCGTGGGCTTGGCCACAGCGGCTCCTTGGCAGAAGGATGAGCAGCCAAGGATCAGGAAAACAGCGAGCAGGGAAAGGAACTTCATCTTGAGCAGGGAGATGCCTTCGTTGGACTGACCTATGCTAATCCGGGCAGCGCTTTTTATACCCCAAATCTTATCGAGCGGAACTGAGCTGCGATGCTGTGGTCGCGATAAGCTCATCTGGCATTTTATGGCGCTGTTTGTTTGCCCAATTGTTGTTTCTTCCGCTCGAGCGGGCGAGCTGTCCAGGTGGGCTTACATCCACCTCATCCGCCTGTACATCCATGTCCCCATCCAGCCAAGCTGCTTGCATATTCATGACATCAACGGCAGCTGTAAATTATTTCGAGAGATAGCCGGCCAGGCCGCAAACAAGCGGAGGAGCCACGTTGTTGGCCTGGCCGAAAACGCTGGATACGCTGGCTAATTAATTCAAAACACTGCCTCAAAGGCATTTTTGGGGCTGGGCCAACAAATTTCACCTGGCTGGTAGGGGAGAGGGGGAGTGCCTTAAGCCACATTAGGTCCTGGCGCACTTGAGTAATTGCACTGCACAGCGAAGTGCAGCTCGGAGTTGGGGGTTCCCCGGAAAAAGGCCTCCTTCTTGGCCTTCTTGCCCTTTGTTGCTCAGTTTTGCGGATTGGGCTTTTGTTAGTTTTGGGCCATAAATTAAATCGGGTTATTAATGTCTGCCATTAAATGAAGCTACCGGGAGGAAAGACACTTGGCTGCATGGCTTCCACCTTGTGTCCTCGTGCCAGTATCCCCATCCCTTAGCATGTCCTCGAAGTGATTTATGCTAATTCGTGTGGCATTTGTAGCATTTCCCGAGTATTTTGAGATTTTCCAACGACAAGGCCATTTATTTTGCAGGTACTAGACTTTAGCcctgatttaaattttaaacgcATTTTTTCCAG
This genomic interval carries:
- the LOC119553513 gene encoding uncharacterized protein LOC119553513, whose product is MSTKEYNGEPGCRSPEELDQSYRHFFDPTAYWQCGGRQQAEQPAQLRRCPANELFYDRERRCVKWKDWQWTEPQDPPTKPRK
- the LOC119553503 gene encoding uncharacterized protein LOC119553503, producing MKFLSLLAVFLILGCSSFCQGAAVAKPTGQPGCQTAEEVEVIFYPHFYLKSSYWICSAQGVPATLGQCPVATAYLGSAKACVAWPLWTWSPTVQPPSQPEIAA